In Fusobacterium nucleatum, the genomic stretch AATGAGAAAATAGATTCTGGTCTATTCTCCATCATTAATGCTACTCTATCTCCTTTTGAAATATCTAAAAATTCTGAGTAATAATTTACATATTTAATAACATCTGCATAAGAATATTTTTGTTCACCATAAGTAATAGCTATTTTTTCCCTGTCATACAAATATTTTATTGACATACTTCCCCCTTTTAAATCAAGTTATCTATAAGCTCTTCAAGTTCCTTTTTTTCCTCACTTGATAAGTCATAACCTGATTTTAATTTTTTTAAAATTTCACTATCTTTTGCACTCATAGATTTTTCTAAAATTTTTATCAATAATTTCAAATAGAAATTCATTTTTCCTCCTATTTTTTTTCTTTATTCCCACTTGTATATCCTAAGACATACTCTAGGTTAATATTTTTCATTGCATTAAATATGCTTTGTTTTATATTAGGATTTTTAGTTTCTAGTTCTTGTAATAAAATTTTAACTTCATTTCTTTTTGAATCAACCTTACCTGCTTCTATTGGACAACCACAACTCATGGCTTGAATTTCATTGTATTTCATAAAATTTATTATATCTTTTTCTCTTACATAAGCAAGAGGTCTAATTATATCCATTTTTCCAGATGTAGATGGAACTTTTGGTAACATTGTTTTTACTGTTCCTGCAAAAAATATATTTATCATAGTCGTTTCAACAATATCATCAAAATGATGTCCTAAGGCTAATTTATTAAAACCTAATTCTTCAACCTTTTTATATAGAACTCCTCTTCTCATTTTAGCACATAGAAAACAAGGATTCTCTGGTGATTCTTCAAATGCTATTTGCCAAACATTAGCATCAAACAATTCACAATCTATCCCCATTTCTATTAGGTTTTCTTTAAATTTATCTACATCAATAGCTTCAAAACCAGGATTCATTGAAATAAATTTTACTTCAAATTTTTTACTTCTATCTTTTTTTAACTCTTGAAATAATTTACAAAGTAATAAACTATCTTTTCCTCCTGATACTCCTACTGCTATTTTATCTCCATCTTTTATTAAATCAAAATCTTTTATTGCTTTTATAAAGTTTCTCCATATTTTTTTTCTATATGTAGTTCTTAAACTTTCTTCAATTTTCTCTTTTTTATTTGAAAAAACTATTTCATTTATTCTTTTATCTGTAATTAGATTTTCCATTATCATATTCCTTTTTACTATATTTTACAAAATATTTATTAAGATTTGATTAAGATTTATAAATTAAAATATTTTTGTAAATATTTAGCCACTCCACTTTCATCATTTGTAAAATCAGTTTTATTTTCAAAATCTCTTTTACTCATAAAACTATCTTTCATAGCAACAGGGTGGCCGACAAATTTTAACATTTTATAGTCATTTCCACTGTCTCCAAAAGCCATAATTTCCTTTGGATTTATTTCTAATTCTTGTGAAATATATTCCACCCCACCTTTTTTACTACAACCTTTTATATTCAAATCTAAGCAGTCATCAGCAGAGATAACTATTTCTAATTCATTATCAAAATTTTTATGTATTAAATCTTTTATTTCATATATTCTTTCAGGGTCTTCCTCAATAATTAAAATTTTCTCTAAGGCAGGAAGTTTTTCTATATCTTTTAAATTTTTAATATAGTGAGGTATATGTTCTTTTAACAAAGTAGGATCTATCTCCATATCTGCTGGAACATAAAAATTTATTCCACTTCCATCAAAAGCAAAATATCCAATATTATTTTCAGTTAAAAATTTTATAACTTTTCTAATTAATTCAGCTGGCATAACATTATTTTTAATAAGTTGCCCATCTTTATTATATATATTTGCACCATTGTTGCATATTAAATAAATCTCTAAACCTATTTTTTTTCTAATTTTATTAGCAGAATTAAAACTTCTACCTGTTGCAATGGCAAATTCTATCCCATTTTCTTTCAATCTTTTAATCATTTTTATTGTTTCATTACTTACTTCACTGTCATCATTTAAAAGAGTTCCATCTAAATCAGAAACCACTAACTTCATTTTTTTCTCCCTAATCAAAATTATAATTTGTAACTATACTATTCTCTAAATTTCCCTTATCTTTATGATATTCATTAAAAGAAATATCTATAAAGCCCCCTTCAACATTATGCACCTTCTCAAAGCCAAGACTTTTTAAAAAATTGACTGCATCAGCACTTCTATGTCCACTTCTACAATATACATATATATCTTTGTCTTTTGGCAAACTGTCTTTTTTTCCTAAAATTTCCCTAAGTGGTAAATTAACTGCTCCTTTTATATGTCCATCTTGATATTCATATTCTTCTCTGACATCTAATAAAAATTCTTTATTTTTCACTAAATTTTCAATATCACTAGCTTCTACATCAGTTGGGTTTTCTTCACTCTTTGATATCGCAGAAAGTGCTAAAATATTTAAAATATCTGGGTTCCATTCGTTATCAGTAGGATTTACCTTATATTTTACTAAATCTTTTAAATCTCCACCTTTTTCCATTATAGTTTTAATTGTATAAAGCCTTACTTCAATATTTTTTTCATTTGCAATTTGACAGCCTAAAATCTTTTTACTCCCTTTATCAAGTAAAAGTTTTAAATAGACTATTTTATTTGTAGGATTATTCCCATTATAATCATTAGATAACAATTTTTCTTCAACAAAATCTATTTTTAAATTTTCTAATTCTCTTGAAGTAAAACCTATACTTCCCAATTTATAGTTATTTAGTTGAAAAATATTCACTTCCATCATAGGCAAATCTCTATGTTTATCTTTTAACAATTTTTCAATTTCTTCATCAGAAAATCCATTCATTTTTAAATCTTTGTAAATTAAATTTATTAAATCATCATCAAAATATGCTGATATATTATCAACTACATCTATCATTTATTTTATACTCCTTCTAATATAGCTCCCATAAGATTATCATTTTCAGAAACTATTACAAAATCTTTTTCAAAATATTCTAAAATTTCTTTTAATATAATAGTTCCTCCTATTATAACATCTTTTCTTTTAGGGTCTAAACCTTTTATTTCTTGTTTGTTTATATTTTTTATAAACAAATTTAAGTTATCATTAATTTCTTTACTTGTCAAGCTACTAAGATGTATTTTTTCACTATCATACACTTCCATTTTCTCTTTAACACTCACTTGTGTAGTAGTTGTTCCAGCTACACCAATTAAAGTAAAGTTTTCATTTTTAAAATCTTTAAGCTCCTTTAAGTTTTCTTTTACCCATTCTTTTGCTTTAATTCTATTTTCTTCACAATAATTATATATACCATTATCTAAAAAAAATTTTTCAGTTATTCTAACAGAACCTATATTTAAACTAATTTCTTTTTTTATTCCATTTATATTACCTAGTGTAAATTCTGTTGAACCTCCACCTATATCAAAAACTAAAATATTTTCTTTAAAATTTTTATCAAAAGAACTTATAACACCTTTAAAATTTATATAAGCTTCTTCATCTCCACTGATACAATTTATTTTTATCTTAGTTTCATCATAAACTTTCTTAATAAAATAATCACTATTGTTTGCATCTCTTGTTGCAGAAGTTGCAAAGCAAATAATATTCTTTTCTTCCATTGAATATTTATCTACAATTTCTCTATATTTTTTTAGACATTTTAAAGTTCTTTCAATAGCTTCTTCCTTTAAAAATTTATTCTTATTTACATCTTCTCCGAGTTTAACTATTTCTAAATCTTTATAGATTTCTTTTTTAAAAGTAATATTTTTATTATCTTTTAGAACTTCTGCTATAAATAATCTACAAGAGTTTGTACCTATATCAATACTTGCTCTTAAAAAATTATTTCTATATTTATCTATAATTTTAATAATTTCATCTTCTTTAATTTCTGTTTTAGATAAATGTCCTTCACTATCCAATAAGATTGTAATAATCTTACTAAAAGAATTTTTCTTATCTTTTTTCATTAAAGAAATAAATTTCTCACTAGGTAAATATATTAAATCAGTATCTATATCAAATAGCTTAAAAATATTTTTGGCTCTTTCTAAATATTCATTATTTATTTTTCCTCTTAGAAGAGATAATTCTAAATCAAAAATTACTCCCTTAGCAACAGCTTCACCATGAGTAAAAGCTTTATAGTCAAAAAAACTTTCCAAAGCATGTGCATAAGTATGTCCTAAATTTAAAAAAGTTCTCTCTCCTTTTTCAAAAGGGTCTATATCTACATAATGCTTTTTAATTCTTATAGATTGTTCTACAATATTTTCTAAAACTTTATTATCTAAATTTTTAATTTTTTCAACATTATTTTCTATATATCCTAAATAGCTTTTATCTTTGGTTAAAAAAGAATGTTTTAAAAGTTCTCCCATTCCAGATTTGAATTCTCTTTTAGGTAGAGTTTTTAAAAATTCTACATCAATAATTACTCTATATGGATTTTTAAAACTTCCTATCATATTTTTACATTTAGGGTGATTTATAGCAACTTTTCC encodes the following:
- a CDS encoding tRNA lysidine(34) synthetase, which produces MENLITDKRINEIVFSNKKEKIEESLRTTYRKKIWRNFIKAIKDFDLIKDGDKIAVGVSGGKDSLLLCKLFQELKKDRSKKFEVKFISMNPGFEAIDVDKFKENLIEMGIDCELFDANVWQIAFEESPENPCFLCAKMRRGVLYKKVEELGFNKLALGHHFDDIVETTMINIFFAGTVKTMLPKVPSTSGKMDIIRPLAYVREKDIINFMKYNEIQAMSCGCPIEAGKVDSKRNEVKILLQELETKNPNIKQSIFNAMKNINLEYVLGYTSGNKEKK
- a CDS encoding Cof-type HAD-IIB family hydrolase — its product is MKLVVSDLDGTLLNDDSEVSNETIKMIKRLKENGIEFAIATGRSFNSANKIRKKIGLEIYLICNNGANIYNKDGQLIKNNVMPAELIRKVIKFLTENNIGYFAFDGSGINFYVPADMEIDPTLLKEHIPHYIKNLKDIEKLPALEKILIIEEDPERIYEIKDLIHKNFDNELEIVISADDCLDLNIKGCSKKGGVEYISQELEINPKEIMAFGDSGNDYKMLKFVGHPVAMKDSFMSKRDFENKTDFTNDESGVAKYLQKYFNL
- a CDS encoding rhodanese-like domain-containing protein, producing MIDVVDNISAYFDDDLINLIYKDLKMNGFSDEEIEKLLKDKHRDLPMMEVNIFQLNNYKLGSIGFTSRELENLKIDFVEEKLLSNDYNGNNPTNKIVYLKLLLDKGSKKILGCQIANEKNIEVRLYTIKTIMEKGGDLKDLVKYKVNPTDNEWNPDILNILALSAISKSEENPTDVEASDIENLVKNKEFLLDVREEYEYQDGHIKGAVNLPLREILGKKDSLPKDKDIYVYCRSGHRSADAVNFLKSLGFEKVHNVEGGFIDISFNEYHKDKGNLENSIVTNYNFD
- the aroB gene encoding 3-dehydroquinate synthase, whose protein sequence is MKKIFDDIYVGSNIISILNDYTKDFDKILIFSNETIADLYFEKFKSALNEKDKIFYFAIKDGEEYKNIESILPVYDFMLENNFSRKSLVISLGGGVICDMGGYISATYMRGIEFIQVPTSLLAQVDASVGGKVAINHPKCKNMIGSFKNPYRVIIDVEFLKTLPKREFKSGMGELLKHSFLTKDKSYLGYIENNVEKIKNLDNKVLENIVEQSIRIKKHYVDIDPFEKGERTFLNLGHTYAHALESFFDYKAFTHGEAVAKGVIFDLELSLLRGKINNEYLERAKNIFKLFDIDTDLIYLPSEKFISLMKKDKKNSFSKIITILLDSEGHLSKTEIKEDEIIKIIDKYRNNFLRASIDIGTNSCRLFIAEVLKDNKNITFKKEIYKDLEIVKLGEDVNKNKFLKEEAIERTLKCLKKYREIVDKYSMEEKNIICFATSATRDANNSDYFIKKVYDETKIKINCISGDEEAYINFKGVISSFDKNFKENILVFDIGGGSTEFTLGNINGIKKEISLNIGSVRITEKFFLDNGIYNYCEENRIKAKEWVKENLKELKDFKNENFTLIGVAGTTTTQVSVKEKMEVYDSEKIHLSSLTSKEINDNLNLFIKNINKQEIKGLDPKRKDVIIGGTIILKEILEYFEKDFVIVSENDNLMGAILEGV